From Triticum aestivum cultivar Chinese Spring chromosome 4A, IWGSC CS RefSeq v2.1, whole genome shotgun sequence, a single genomic window includes:
- the LOC123082888 gene encoding probable indole-3-pyruvate monooxygenase YUCCA11, with the protein MENVVVLVVGAGPAGLATAACLSQFSIPYVIVERESCSASLWRNRAYDRLKLHLAKEFCELPHMSYPLDAPTYIPKMLFVKYLDDYVERFNIQPKYLTSVESSTFDDDEKCWSIVAHDMAKSTIVRFTAKFLVVASGENSVENIQMIPELQSFLGDVIHSSSFKSGKSYSGMNVLVVGSGNSGMEIAYYLAAHGANTSVVIRSPIHVMTKELIRLGMTLARRLPLNLVDNLLVMAANLIFGDLSRYGIRRPKMGPMTLKSKTGRSAVIDVSTVGLIKKGIIKVQGSISKITGDIVEFQCSKKISFDNGESMLNGNGLPIKEYSNHWKGENGLYCAGLGRRGLAGIAADAKNIANDIKSVIGAMSS; encoded by the exons ATGGAGAATGTTGTAGTGTTGGTTGTTGGCGCTGGGCCAGCAGGCCTTGCAACAGCAGCATGCCTTAGCCAATTCTCAATTCCTTATGTAATTGTCGAGCGTGAAAGTTGCAGCGCGTCGCTTTGGCGCAACCGCGCCTATGATCGCCTAAAGCTGCATCTTGCAAAGGAGTTCTGTGAGTTGCCACACATGTCATACCCACTAGATGCTCCAACATACATACCAAAAATGTTGTTTGTGAAGTACTTGGATGACTATGTTGAGCGTTTCAATATTCAACCCAAGTATCTCACTAGTGTGGAGTCATCCACATTTGACGATGACGAAAAATGTTGGTCCATTGTGGCACATGACATGGCAAAGAGCACAATAGTCAGGTTCACAGCGAAGTTTCTTGTTGTGGCAAGTGGTGAGAACAGTGTAGAGAATATTCAAATGATCCCCGAACTGCAAAGTTTTCTGGGTGATGTCATCCACTCCTCAAGCTTCAAATCAGGCAAGAGCTACTCTGGCATGAATGTATTGGTCGTTGGATCTGGCAACTCTGGAATGGAAATTGCTTATTACCTTGCGGCCCATGGTGCCAATACTTCAGTCGTTATACGAAGCCCG ATTCATGTAATGACAAAGGAACTAATCCGGTTGGGGATGACACTTGCTCGCCGCCTTCCACTGAATCTAGTGGATAACCTCCTTGTGATGGCGGCAAATTTAATATTTGGAGACCTGTCGAGGTATGGCATTAGAAGGCCAAAAATGGGTCCAATGACCCTCAAGTCAAAAACGGGTCGATCCGCTGTTATTGATGTTAGCACTGTTGGGTTAATCAAAAAAGGTATCATCAAA GTACAGGGGAGCATTAGTAAGATCACGGGCGATATAGTTGAATTTCAATGCAGTAAAAAGATATCATTTGAC AATGGTGAGAGCATGTTAAATGGCAATGGACTACCCATCAAAGAATATTCGAATCATTGGAAAGGTGAAAATGGGCTCTACTGTGCTGGGTTAGGAAGGAGGGGATTGGCTGGTATTGCAGCAGATGCCAAGAATATCGCCAATGACATCAAATCAGTGATAGGCGCCATGTCCAGCTAA